A stretch of Mucilaginibacter terrae DNA encodes these proteins:
- a CDS encoding glycoside hydrolase family 2 TIM barrel-domain containing protein, with protein sequence MKKHLYLLLMMAGQMAFSQSKNNDWENPGLVDQNKEKPHATFMLFKNEQDVKADDYSKSPWYQSLNGKWKFTYVDKYANRQTDFYRTDLDDKQWKDIPVPSNWEMKGFGTPIYTNITYPYPKNPPFIGENNPVGTYRKTFSVPANWDGKEVILQFGSITGCAFVYVNGKKVGMTKASKSPAEFNVTKYLTKGQNLLAVQVFRWHDGSYLEDQDFWRLSGIERNVFLYALPKLTVWDFFVKADLDVTYTNGLFSADVNLRQFAGNTAKAAAVSVSVFDKAGKPVYSKQLPVTLGTDSLQTVHFDGTVKNPMKWSGESPYLYDCIIALKDAKGAVVNYTGAKIGFRKVEIKDAQLMVNGMPVLVRGVNRHEHDEIEGHVTSKEMMLKDLKMMKAFNVNAVRTCHYPNDPLWYKLCDEYGMYLVDEANIETHGMGAEWQGGFDKSKHPAYLPEWAPAHIDRTKRLVERDKNHASVIIWSLGNECGNGPVFYENYKWIKSRDNTRMVQFEQAGENSNTDIVCPMYPRVGDMKRYADATDKTRPYIMCEYSHAMGNSSGNFQEYFDIIASSKHMQGGFIWDWVDQGMKTKASTGEYFWAYGGDLGGYNLQNDENFCANGLVTPDRMPHPGLYEVKKVYQNVIFTSKNISGGNLHIQNRFDFTNLNQYTFKWELYRNGEKIKEAPFEVNLAPHAQTDVNLKLPMFKSLPGSEYYLVVKAFTKTSTEMLPAGHEIASEQFKYAGDYFAGIKPTGTLKISKDADKLTFESGSITGEFDLKQGRVSRYMQAGKSVLGQFPEPYFWRAPTDNDFGNGMPQKLGIWRSAHANRVVKSVTAGEQTADGVPVKVVYELTGIGVPYTIDYLIQNDGSVKVTSSIDMSGRDLPEMPRFGMRMQLPGYYGNLAYYGRGPFENYSDRNTAAFVGLYKDKVENQYFRGYVRPQESGYKTDVRWLTLTGNEGKGLKIEGIQPICFSALNVSTEALDPGMSKKQQHPTDVRFSKDVFLNIDFAQRGVGGDDSWGALPHKQYRLMDKKYTYSFVIKPVE encoded by the coding sequence ATGAAGAAACATTTATACCTCTTACTCATGATGGCCGGCCAAATGGCCTTTTCTCAATCCAAAAATAATGATTGGGAGAATCCGGGCCTGGTTGATCAGAACAAAGAAAAACCGCACGCTACATTTATGCTCTTTAAAAACGAGCAGGATGTAAAGGCCGATGATTATAGCAAATCGCCCTGGTACCAATCGTTAAACGGAAAATGGAAATTTACCTATGTTGATAAGTACGCCAACCGCCAAACCGATTTTTACCGAACCGATTTAGATGATAAACAGTGGAAAGATATCCCGGTGCCATCAAACTGGGAAATGAAAGGATTTGGTACACCTATTTATACCAACATCACTTATCCATACCCCAAAAACCCGCCCTTTATTGGCGAAAATAATCCGGTAGGTACCTATCGCAAAACTTTTAGTGTTCCCGCTAATTGGGATGGCAAAGAAGTGATTTTGCAGTTCGGTTCAATCACTGGTTGTGCATTTGTTTACGTAAACGGTAAAAAAGTAGGCATGACCAAGGCCTCAAAATCCCCTGCCGAGTTTAATGTAACTAAATACCTAACCAAAGGACAAAACCTGTTAGCCGTACAGGTTTTCCGCTGGCACGATGGAAGCTATCTCGAAGACCAGGATTTTTGGCGCTTAAGCGGTATTGAACGCAATGTTTTCCTTTACGCTTTGCCTAAGCTCACCGTGTGGGACTTTTTTGTAAAAGCCGATTTAGATGTCACTTATACCAACGGCTTATTCAGTGCCGATGTTAATTTGCGTCAGTTTGCAGGTAATACGGCCAAGGCAGCTGCGGTATCGGTTTCGGTGTTTGATAAGGCCGGTAAGCCGGTATACAGCAAGCAATTACCTGTTACTTTGGGTACTGATAGCCTGCAGACCGTGCATTTTGATGGCACGGTGAAAAATCCGATGAAATGGAGCGGTGAATCGCCGTACCTGTATGATTGCATTATTGCCTTAAAGGATGCCAAAGGTGCCGTAGTGAATTATACGGGTGCTAAAATTGGTTTCCGCAAGGTGGAAATTAAAGATGCGCAATTGATGGTAAATGGCATGCCTGTACTGGTAAGAGGGGTTAACCGCCACGAGCATGATGAAATTGAAGGTCACGTAACATCAAAAGAAATGATGTTGAAAGACTTGAAGATGATGAAAGCATTTAATGTGAATGCCGTGCGTACCTGTCACTACCCTAACGACCCGCTTTGGTATAAACTGTGCGATGAGTACGGCATGTACCTGGTGGATGAAGCCAATATTGAAACCCACGGTATGGGTGCCGAGTGGCAAGGCGGATTTGATAAAAGCAAGCACCCGGCTTATTTGCCCGAATGGGCTCCGGCTCATATTGACCGTACCAAACGTTTGGTGGAGCGTGATAAAAATCACGCATCGGTAATTATCTGGTCGTTAGGCAACGAGTGTGGTAATGGCCCTGTGTTTTACGAAAACTATAAGTGGATAAAGAGTCGTGATAATACCCGCATGGTGCAGTTTGAGCAAGCCGGCGAAAATTCCAATACCGATATTGTTTGCCCTATGTACCCCCGTGTAGGCGATATGAAGCGTTATGCTGACGCTACCGATAAAACCCGTCCATATATTATGTGCGAATATTCGCACGCCATGGGTAACAGCAGCGGCAACTTCCAGGAGTATTTTGATATTATTGCAAGCAGCAAGCACATGCAGGGCGGCTTTATATGGGACTGGGTCGACCAGGGCATGAAAACTAAAGCCAGCACCGGCGAATATTTTTGGGCTTACGGCGGCGACCTTGGCGGCTATAACCTGCAAAACGATGAAAACTTTTGTGCCAATGGTTTGGTAACACCCGACCGCATGCCGCATCCCGGCTTGTACGAAGTGAAAAAGGTTTACCAAAATGTAATTTTCACCAGTAAAAATATTAGTGGTGGCAACCTGCATATCCAAAACAGGTTCGATTTTACCAATCTTAACCAGTATACCTTTAAGTGGGAACTGTACCGTAACGGCGAAAAAATAAAAGAAGCTCCGTTCGAAGTAAATTTGGCTCCGCATGCACAAACCGATGTAAATCTTAAACTGCCCATGTTTAAATCGTTACCGGGCAGCGAGTATTACCTGGTGGTAAAAGCATTTACCAAAACATCAACCGAAATGCTGCCTGCCGGTCACGAAATTGCAAGTGAGCAGTTCAAGTATGCAGGTGATTATTTTGCAGGCATCAAACCAACAGGTACTTTGAAAATAAGCAAGGATGCTGATAAATTAACCTTTGAATCGGGCAGTATAACCGGCGAATTTGATTTAAAACAAGGCCGCGTTAGCCGCTATATGCAGGCAGGTAAGTCCGTTTTGGGTCAGTTTCCTGAACCATATTTTTGGCGTGCACCAACCGATAATGATTTTGGTAACGGTATGCCGCAAAAACTGGGTATATGGCGCAGTGCGCATGCTAACCGCGTTGTGAAAAGCGTAACGGCGGGCGAACAAACTGCCGATGGCGTACCCGTAAAGGTGGTTTATGAACTTACCGGCATTGGCGTACCTTACACTATTGATTACCTGATACAAAACGATGGCTCAGTAAAAGTAACCTCGTCAATTGACATGAGCGGCCGCGATTTGCCCGAAATGCCACGCTTCGGTATGCGTATGCAGCTGCCTGGTTATTACGGCAATCTGGCTTACTATGGCCGTGGCCCGTTTGAAAATTATAGCGACCGTAATACCGCAGCATTTGTTGGGCTTTATAAGGATAAGGTAGAGAATCAATACTTCAGAGGGTATGTGCGCCCGCAGGAGAGTGGTTATAAAACCGATGTGCGTTGGTTAACCTTAACCGGCAACGAAGGTAAGGGGTTGAAAATTGAAGGTATTCAGCCTATCTGTTTCAGTGCGTTAAATGTAAGCACCGAGGCGCTCGACCCCGGTATGAGCAAAAAGCAACAGCATCCAACCGACGTACGTTTCAGCAAAGATGTGTTTCTGAACATCGACTTTGCCCAGCGCGGCGTAGGTGGCGATGATAGCTGGGGAGCATTGCCTCACAAGCAATATCGCCTGATGGATAAAAAATACACTTATAGCTTTGTAATTAAGCCGGTTGAGTAA
- a CDS encoding aminopeptidase P family protein produces MNYQEKLAGIRQAMKNDGVDAYLIPSSDPHISEYVPERYKCLAFASGFTGSAGCLLITQNHAQLWADFRYFVQAEEQLAGTGYELVKLKVQHAPEYIEWLGGQLPAGSTVGFDANLISVHLTDLLFEQLAAFSFKFHAADYLDALWANRPVLPSAPAFLIDAEHAGASAAQKLAAVRAGMAKQGVTHHLVSALDDVAWLFNLRGSDVSYNPVVLAYALVSPNKATLFIAPGKLSDKDIDTLHLNGVETAPYTAIGESLGLITTEAKVLLDPKKTSYATYKHILGAARVVRNSNPSTLLKALKNEVEITNTRTAMIQDGVAMTRFFKWMEENIGKSHITELSAAQQLEDFRAAQPDFAGKSFNTIGGYRAHGALPHYSATAESNSTLEAGGFFLVDSGGQYHYGTTDITRMLALGELTDEERIDYTLVLKAMIDGSTARFPKGTCGYQIDAITRQPLWEHAINYGHGTGHGVGYYLNVHEGPQVLNPTNVTIAIELGMITSIEPGIYRPGKHGVRIENLVLTVKDTVNEFGEFYAFETLTLALIDPAPIKKELLESKHLKWLDAYNQMVLEKLSPYLSPEEAAWLEHKCYAYTIA; encoded by the coding sequence ATGAACTATCAGGAAAAACTGGCCGGCATACGCCAGGCCATGAAAAACGATGGCGTTGATGCCTATCTTATTCCATCGTCAGACCCACACATAAGTGAGTACGTGCCCGAGCGGTACAAATGCCTGGCCTTTGCCTCTGGCTTTACCGGCTCGGCGGGTTGCCTGCTCATCACACAAAACCATGCGCAGCTTTGGGCCGATTTCAGGTACTTTGTACAGGCCGAAGAGCAACTGGCAGGCACCGGTTATGAACTGGTGAAACTTAAAGTGCAGCATGCCCCCGAATACATTGAATGGCTTGGCGGACAATTACCGGCAGGCAGCACCGTGGGATTTGATGCCAACCTTATTTCGGTTCACCTTACCGATCTGCTTTTTGAACAGCTTGCGGCTTTTTCGTTCAAATTTCATGCGGCTGATTATCTTGACGCATTATGGGCAAACCGCCCGGTATTGCCATCGGCCCCTGCATTTTTAATTGATGCCGAACACGCCGGTGCAAGCGCCGCGCAAAAACTGGCAGCCGTACGGGCCGGAATGGCTAAGCAAGGTGTTACGCATCACTTAGTTTCGGCACTTGATGATGTGGCCTGGTTGTTCAACCTGCGCGGCAGTGATGTAAGCTATAACCCGGTTGTACTGGCTTATGCGTTAGTAAGCCCTAATAAGGCAACGCTATTCATCGCCCCGGGCAAACTAAGTGACAAGGATATTGACACCCTTCACTTAAACGGTGTTGAAACAGCGCCTTACACCGCCATTGGCGAAAGCTTGGGCTTAATAACCACCGAGGCCAAGGTACTCCTCGACCCCAAAAAAACTTCGTACGCCACGTACAAGCACATACTGGGCGCAGCGCGGGTAGTTAGAAACAGCAACCCGAGCACCTTACTCAAAGCCCTTAAAAACGAGGTAGAAATTACCAATACCCGTACCGCCATGATACAGGACGGCGTGGCCATGACGCGCTTTTTTAAGTGGATGGAAGAGAACATTGGCAAAAGCCATATCACCGAGCTATCTGCAGCACAACAGCTGGAAGACTTTAGGGCAGCGCAGCCCGATTTTGCGGGTAAAAGCTTTAACACCATTGGCGGTTACCGTGCACACGGTGCTTTGCCACACTATTCGGCAACTGCTGAAAGCAATAGTACTTTAGAAGCAGGAGGCTTTTTTTTGGTAGACTCGGGCGGCCAATACCACTACGGCACCACCGACATTACCCGCATGCTGGCCTTAGGCGAGCTAACCGACGAAGAGCGCATCGACTACACCTTGGTACTCAAAGCCATGATTGACGGCTCGACAGCCCGTTTTCCGAAAGGAACTTGTGGTTACCAGATTGATGCCATTACGCGCCAGCCGCTTTGGGAACACGCCATTAACTACGGCCACGGCACCGGGCATGGCGTGGGTTATTATTTAAACGTGCACGAAGGGCCGCAGGTGTTAAACCCCACTAATGTAACCATTGCAATTGAATTGGGAATGATCACCTCTATTGAGCCGGGCATCTATCGCCCCGGAAAACATGGCGTTCGTATTGAAAACCTGGTGCTCACTGTTAAAGATACCGTAAACGAGTTTGGCGAGTTCTACGCCTTTGAAACCCTTACGCTGGCGCTAATAGACCCCGCCCCGATTAAAAAAGAACTGCTGGAAAGTAAACACCTAAAATGGCTGGATGCCTACAACCAAATGGTTTTAGAGAAACTAAGTCCATATTTAAGCCCCGAGGAGGCAGCGTGGCTGGAGCATAAATGCTATGCATACACTATTGCTTAA
- a CDS encoding glycoside hydrolase family 127 protein: MIRLNCRKALGFILIATCTTGVYAQVKDYPIQPVAFTSVHVHDNFWQPRMETNATVTIPYILQKCKENGRIDNFLRAAKQLPGDKLTEYTFDDTDVYKVIEGASYAMQVKKNPLLDKQIDSLISIIGAAQEKDGYLYTFRTINPAKPHPWVGSKRWEKEEDLSHELYNSGHLFEAAVAHYQSTGKRTLLNIAIKNADLLVHDFGYGKEEKYPGHQIVEIGLVKLYRVTGKKQYLDLAKFFLDVRGPKGTEYNQASKRVVDQHEAMGHAVRAAYMYTGMADIAAITGDQSYLAAIDDIWHDVVGTKIYLTGGIGATNAGEAFGNAYQLPNMSAYAETCAAIANVYWNSRMFQLHGDSKYIDVLERTLYNGLLSGISLSGTKFFYPNPLASMGQHQRSAWFNCACCISNMTRFLASVPGYVYAHNHNDLYVNLYMANSADIQLSSTTVKIDQSTEYPWKGAVNLTITPAKPAVFTVRLRVPGWARQQPIPGNLYSYTNNYTPPVTITLNGKPVTYQLQNGYVVINRKWAKGDKINMNLPMETQKVMANAQVKDDKGRFAFQRGPLVYCLEGPDNADSLVQNILIDTNSKASVSYKPELLNGLYTINTTGKSFKRQLNSDALTETTQQVTAIPYYAWANRGPGEMMVWIPYQTSAALPKPAATIASTSKVTSSLKSERMHKALNDQLEPADSKDANYPYLHWWPKKNSTEFVEYTFKQESTVSESKVYWFDDGPWGGCRIPDSYTIYYKKGNEWVAVKPLKPYSIAKDKYNIVQFEPVKTTAIRMEVKLPADNSAGIHEWAVK, encoded by the coding sequence ATGATACGTTTGAACTGCAGAAAAGCCTTAGGGTTTATATTAATAGCCACCTGCACAACAGGTGTGTATGCACAGGTAAAAGACTATCCCATACAACCCGTTGCGTTTACCAGCGTGCATGTGCATGATAATTTCTGGCAGCCGCGTATGGAAACCAATGCCACCGTTACCATACCTTACATACTGCAAAAATGTAAAGAGAACGGCCGCATTGACAACTTTTTACGTGCCGCCAAGCAACTCCCCGGCGATAAGCTGACCGAGTACACCTTTGATGATACCGATGTGTATAAGGTTATTGAAGGCGCATCATATGCCATGCAGGTAAAAAAGAACCCGCTGCTGGATAAGCAGATCGATTCGCTGATTAGCATTATTGGTGCCGCGCAGGAAAAGGATGGTTATTTGTACACTTTCCGCACCATTAACCCGGCTAAGCCACACCCGTGGGTGGGCTCCAAACGCTGGGAAAAGGAAGAAGATTTGAGTCACGAGCTTTATAATTCGGGGCATTTATTTGAGGCCGCAGTGGCGCATTATCAATCAACCGGCAAACGCACGCTGCTCAACATCGCCATTAAAAATGCCGACCTGCTGGTGCACGATTTTGGTTACGGGAAAGAAGAAAAATATCCCGGCCATCAAATTGTTGAAATTGGGCTGGTAAAACTTTACCGCGTTACGGGCAAAAAGCAATACCTCGATCTGGCTAAATTCTTTTTAGATGTACGCGGCCCAAAAGGCACCGAATATAACCAGGCATCCAAACGGGTTGTTGACCAGCACGAGGCCATGGGGCATGCCGTACGTGCCGCCTACATGTACACCGGTATGGCCGATATTGCCGCCATTACCGGCGACCAAAGTTACCTTGCTGCTATCGACGATATATGGCACGATGTGGTAGGCACCAAAATTTACCTTACCGGCGGCATTGGCGCCACCAACGCAGGCGAGGCATTTGGTAACGCCTATCAGTTGCCCAACATGTCGGCCTATGCCGAAACCTGTGCGGCCATAGCCAACGTTTACTGGAACAGCCGCATGTTTCAGCTCCACGGCGATTCTAAATACATTGATGTGCTGGAGCGTACCCTTTATAACGGCCTGCTCTCGGGCATTTCCTTAAGCGGAACCAAATTCTTTTACCCTAATCCGCTGGCTTCCATGGGGCAGCATCAGCGTAGTGCCTGGTTCAATTGCGCCTGCTGTATCTCCAACATGACCCGCTTTCTGGCTTCGGTACCGGGCTACGTTTATGCACATAATCATAACGATTTGTACGTGAACCTGTATATGGCCAACAGTGCTGATATTCAGCTTTCATCAACCACCGTAAAAATTGACCAAAGCACCGAATACCCGTGGAAAGGTGCAGTTAATTTAACCATAACACCTGCTAAACCAGCCGTATTTACTGTCAGGCTTCGTGTACCCGGATGGGCAAGACAGCAGCCTATCCCTGGCAATCTGTACAGTTATACCAATAACTATACACCGCCGGTAACCATTACCCTCAATGGCAAGCCGGTAACCTATCAATTGCAAAATGGCTATGTAGTTATTAACCGCAAATGGGCCAAAGGCGACAAGATAAACATGAACCTGCCCATGGAAACGCAAAAGGTAATGGCCAATGCACAGGTTAAAGATGATAAAGGCCGCTTTGCATTTCAGCGCGGGCCGCTGGTTTATTGCCTGGAGGGACCAGATAATGCAGATAGCCTGGTGCAAAACATTTTGATAGACACCAACAGTAAAGCCTCCGTTAGTTATAAGCCCGAATTGCTCAATGGCCTGTACACCATCAACACCACCGGTAAAAGTTTCAAAAGGCAACTCAATAGCGATGCATTAACCGAAACCACGCAACAGGTTACGGCCATCCCCTACTATGCCTGGGCAAACCGCGGCCCCGGCGAAATGATGGTGTGGATTCCATACCAAACATCGGCAGCATTACCTAAACCTGCGGCAACCATTGCCAGTACCAGCAAAGTAACATCATCATTAAAAAGCGAGCGTATGCACAAAGCTTTGAACGACCAGCTGGAGCCCGCCGATTCGAAAGATGCCAACTACCCTTACCTGCACTGGTGGCCTAAAAAGAACAGTACCGAATTTGTAGAGTACACATTTAAGCAGGAAAGCACCGTATCAGAATCAAAAGTTTATTGGTTTGATGATGGCCCCTGGGGCGGTTGCCGAATTCCTGATTCGTATACCATTTACTATAAAAAAGGGAATGAATGGGTTGCGGTAAAACCGCTTAAGCCGTACAGCATTGCAAAAGACAAATACAATATTGTGCAATTTGAACCCGTTAAAACTACAGCCATACGCATGGAGGTTAAACTCCCGGCCGATAACTCGGCGGGTATACATGAGTGGGCGGTTAAATAA